The following coding sequences lie in one Pungitius pungitius chromosome 18, fPunPun2.1, whole genome shotgun sequence genomic window:
- the LOC119226399 gene encoding uncharacterized protein LOC119226399 isoform X1 encodes MTAHFAQKVFREQMICSILVIFILTSCVCAGSFVVNVTQSWYQAEENHNISLEWMFPTSTDHSNNSLHISCKMLTPKRPFVLFELHEGVESPEDRDERFAGRVQWDKDVFREGRLRLDISRLQTDDSGRYSCDVFTSYGNNFKECHLNVTAVKDRPEPETTSDTSLRGDPRGRMGLYCALGLGAALLVVFVLSLHCKKCFHQQNKLSIIQGV; translated from the exons ATGACGGCACATTTCGCCCAAAAGGTTTTCAG ggagcagatgatctgcagcatcctggtgatcttcatcctgacctcctgtgtctgtg cagggtcatttgtagtgaatgtgacacagagctggtatcaggcagaggagaaccacaacatctcactggaatggaTGTTCCCCACCAGCACGGACCACTCCAACAACTCCCTTCATATCTCCTGTAAGATGTTGACTCCTAAGAGACCCTTTGTCCTGTTTGAGCTACATGAAGGTGTCGAGTCCCCAGAGGATCGGGATGAACGCTTTGCAGGACGAgtccagtgggacaaagacgtcTTTAGAGAAGGACGACTCAGACTTGACatctccagactccagactGATGACTCTGGGCGGTACTCATGTGATGTGTTCACAAGTTATGGAAATAACTTTAAGGAATGTCACCTCAACGTCACTG CAGTGAAGGATCGACCAGAACCTGAGACAACCAGTGATACCAGTCTGAGAGGAGACCCTCGGGGAAGGATGGGCCTCTACTGTGCACTGGGACTGGGAGCAGCTCtactggttgtttttgttttatctctgcactgcaaaaaatgttttcatcagcAGAACAAACTATCCATCATCCAAGGAGTCTGA
- the LOC119226399 gene encoding uncharacterized protein LOC119226399 isoform X2 — protein sequence MTAHFAQKVFREQMICSILVIFILTSCVCGSFVVNVTQSWYQAEENHNISLEWMFPTSTDHSNNSLHISCKMLTPKRPFVLFELHEGVESPEDRDERFAGRVQWDKDVFREGRLRLDISRLQTDDSGRYSCDVFTSYGNNFKECHLNVTAVKDRPEPETTSDTSLRGDPRGRMGLYCALGLGAALLVVFVLSLHCKKCFHQQNKLSIIQGV from the exons ATGACGGCACATTTCGCCCAAAAGGTTTTCAG ggagcagatgatctgcagcatcctggtgatcttcatcctgacctcctgtgtctgtg ggtcatttgtagtgaatgtgacacagagctggtatcaggcagaggagaaccacaacatctcactggaatggaTGTTCCCCACCAGCACGGACCACTCCAACAACTCCCTTCATATCTCCTGTAAGATGTTGACTCCTAAGAGACCCTTTGTCCTGTTTGAGCTACATGAAGGTGTCGAGTCCCCAGAGGATCGGGATGAACGCTTTGCAGGACGAgtccagtgggacaaagacgtcTTTAGAGAAGGACGACTCAGACTTGACatctccagactccagactGATGACTCTGGGCGGTACTCATGTGATGTGTTCACAAGTTATGGAAATAACTTTAAGGAATGTCACCTCAACGTCACTG CAGTGAAGGATCGACCAGAACCTGAGACAACCAGTGATACCAGTCTGAGAGGAGACCCTCGGGGAAGGATGGGCCTCTACTGTGCACTGGGACTGGGAGCAGCTCtactggttgtttttgttttatctctgcactgcaaaaaatgttttcatcagcAGAACAAACTATCCATCATCCAAGGAGTCTGA